The Nitrospira tepida genome includes a window with the following:
- a CDS encoding prephenate dehydrogenase — MAIHFKQMTIIGVGLIGGSLGMIVRRERLAETVVGVGRRIDNLKTAVEVGAIDRYVSDPRDGVRDADLVILATPVDTYEQHLTQWGNLLQPQAIVSDVGSVKGNLVIQAENRLPALIRFVGAHPIAGKEKTGVAAGSVTLFQGARCIVTPTPRTDPEALRMITELWERTGSTVLSMDPFLHDRILGAVSHLPHVAAFSLVNALAEVRDRLAPDLDLRLHSGGGLRDTTRIAASSPEMWRDICLWNRDNLVQLIEVYERHLRHLKELIRSGDGPGLEKELEQAKMVREQLNGQPA; from the coding sequence ATGGCGATTCACTTCAAGCAGATGACGATCATCGGGGTGGGCCTGATCGGCGGCTCTCTGGGAATGATCGTGCGACGGGAGAGACTGGCCGAGACCGTCGTCGGGGTCGGGCGGAGGATCGACAATCTCAAGACCGCGGTGGAGGTCGGCGCGATTGACCGGTATGTTTCCGATCCCCGCGACGGTGTGCGGGACGCAGATCTGGTCATCCTTGCGACGCCGGTCGATACCTACGAGCAGCACCTGACACAGTGGGGAAACCTGTTGCAGCCGCAGGCGATTGTGAGCGACGTGGGCAGCGTCAAGGGCAACCTCGTGATTCAAGCCGAGAACCGGCTCCCCGCGCTGATTCGGTTCGTCGGCGCGCACCCGATCGCCGGCAAGGAAAAGACCGGCGTGGCGGCCGGGTCCGTGACGCTCTTTCAGGGGGCCCGTTGCATCGTCACCCCGACGCCGCGCACCGATCCGGAGGCTCTGCGGATGATCACGGAACTGTGGGAACGAACCGGTTCGACCGTGCTCTCGATGGATCCCTTCCTCCACGACAGGATTCTGGGCGCGGTCAGCCATCTGCCGCATGTGGCCGCCTTTTCCCTGGTCAACGCGCTCGCGGAGGTGCGGGACCGCCTGGCGCCGGATTTGGATCTCCGCCTGCACTCAGGCGGTGGACTGCGCGACACGACACGCATCGCGGCCAGCTCGCCCGAGATGTGGCGCGATATCTGCCTGTGGAACCGGGACAACCTGGTTCAACTGATCGAGGTCTATGAACGGCATCTCCGGCACTTGAAAGAGCTGATCAGATCCGGCGACGGCCCCGGCCTCGAAAAGGAACTGGAACAGGCCAAGATGGTCCGGGAGCAGCTCAACGGACAGCCCGCGTGA
- the aroF gene encoding 3-deoxy-7-phosphoheptulonate synthase — translation MIIVLKPDATEKQIDHLLDRLRELGLKSHISTGQERTIIGVIGDDRILHNQPLTAFPGVESVTPILAPWKLVSREFKKEGTIIDVGGVKIGDKKLAMMAGPCAVERLELTVGIAHEVKAGGASILRGGAYKPRTSPYSFQGVGREGLDYLLEARKQTGLPVVSEILDTRDIDLFLEKADIIQVGARNMQNFELLKEVGSYDKPVLLKRGLSATLKEFLLSAEYIMSRGNRNVMLCERGIRTFETQYRNTLDLSAVPTLKELSHLPVIVDPSHATGKWNLVAPMSRAAVAAGADGLLIEVHSNPECALCDGEESIKPAKFKELMVEIKKIAQAVGREL, via the coding sequence ATGATCATTGTCTTGAAACCGGACGCGACGGAAAAGCAGATCGATCATCTGCTCGATAGGCTGCGGGAACTCGGATTAAAGTCGCATATTTCCACGGGACAGGAACGCACGATCATCGGCGTGATCGGGGATGATCGCATCCTGCACAATCAGCCGTTGACGGCCTTCCCGGGCGTGGAGAGCGTCACGCCCATTCTGGCTCCGTGGAAACTGGTCAGCCGGGAGTTCAAGAAAGAGGGGACGATCATCGATGTCGGCGGGGTGAAAATCGGGGACAAGAAGCTGGCGATGATGGCCGGTCCCTGCGCCGTGGAGCGGTTGGAATTGACCGTCGGCATCGCCCATGAGGTGAAGGCCGGCGGGGCAAGCATCCTGCGTGGCGGCGCCTACAAGCCGCGGACCTCGCCCTATTCTTTCCAGGGAGTGGGCCGGGAAGGGCTCGACTATCTGCTGGAGGCCAGGAAGCAGACGGGGCTGCCGGTCGTGAGCGAGATCCTGGACACGCGCGACATCGATTTGTTTCTTGAAAAGGCGGACATCATTCAAGTCGGCGCGCGCAACATGCAGAACTTCGAATTGCTCAAGGAGGTCGGCTCCTACGACAAGCCGGTGCTGCTCAAGCGCGGACTCTCGGCGACGCTCAAGGAGTTCCTGCTGTCGGCGGAATACATCATGTCGCGCGGCAACCGGAACGTGATGTTGTGCGAGCGGGGCATCCGGACGTTCGAAACCCAATATCGCAACACGCTCGACCTCTCGGCGGTCCCCACGCTCAAGGAATTGTCGCACCTGCCGGTCATCGTGGACCCGAGCCACGCGACGGGCAAGTGGAACCTGGTCGCCCCCATGTCGCGGGCCGCCGTCGCCGCGGGGGCGGACGGATTGCTGATCGAAGTCCATTCGAATCCGGAATGCGCGCTCTGCGACGGCGAAGAGTCGATCAAGCCGGCCAAATTCAAGGAGCTGATGGTCGAGATCAAGAAGATCGCGCAGGCGGTCGGCCGCGAACTATAA
- the hisC gene encoding histidinol-phosphate transaminase, with amino-acid sequence MALIVHPDIDSLVPYVPGKPIEELQRELGLSRIVKLASNENPLGPSPKAVAAIGPVTGSLHRYPDGGAFRLRTALAERWKVTPDQVLLGNGSDEILGLLARTFLSPADEAVMASETFVIYKMEVTAAHGKSVTVPMKNGRHDLSAMADAITPRTRLLFICNPNNPTGTMVTETEVRALMQRVPEQVVVVFDEAYYEYADAADYADSLAYVKQGRHAIVLRTFSKIYGLAGLRIGYGLTTPEIASYLNRLRPPFNANSVAQEAAIAALGDETHVTRSRSLNREQMAVVRQGLEALGLTPLPSQANFLYFDAGRDGRELFQALLREGVIVRHIEGSMVRVTIGLPEENQMFLAALRNVLEREPIQS; translated from the coding sequence ATGGCACTGATTGTTCATCCAGACATTGATTCGCTCGTTCCCTACGTCCCGGGCAAGCCGATCGAGGAGCTGCAGCGGGAATTGGGCCTGTCGCGGATCGTCAAGCTCGCCTCGAACGAGAACCCGCTGGGTCCTTCCCCCAAGGCGGTGGCGGCGATCGGGCCGGTGACCGGTTCCCTGCATCGCTATCCGGACGGCGGGGCATTCCGGCTGCGCACCGCGCTGGCGGAACGATGGAAGGTGACTCCCGACCAAGTGCTCTTGGGTAACGGCTCGGACGAGATTCTGGGCCTGTTGGCGCGGACGTTCCTTTCTCCCGCCGACGAAGCGGTCATGGCCAGCGAGACGTTCGTGATCTATAAAATGGAAGTGACCGCCGCGCACGGGAAGTCGGTGACTGTGCCGATGAAGAACGGACGCCATGACCTCTCCGCCATGGCCGATGCCATCACCCCTCGCACCAGGCTGCTGTTTATCTGCAATCCCAATAACCCCACGGGCACCATGGTGACGGAGACCGAAGTCCGGGCCCTGATGCAGCGGGTGCCGGAGCAGGTCGTCGTGGTATTCGACGAGGCCTATTATGAATATGCCGATGCGGCCGACTATGCCGATTCGCTGGCCTATGTGAAACAGGGGCGCCACGCGATCGTGCTCCGGACTTTCTCGAAAATCTACGGCTTGGCCGGCCTGCGCATCGGCTATGGGCTGACCACCCCGGAGATCGCGAGTTACCTCAACCGGCTGCGTCCCCCCTTCAATGCGAATAGCGTCGCGCAGGAGGCGGCGATCGCGGCCTTAGGCGACGAGACCCATGTGACGCGAAGCCGGAGCCTCAATCGGGAGCAGATGGCCGTGGTGCGGCAGGGACTCGAAGCCCTGGGCTTGACTCCGCTCCCGAGCCAGGCGAATTTTTTGTATTTCGATGCGGGACGCGACGGGCGGGAACTGTTCCAGGCCCTGCTCCGCGAAGGGGTCATCGTCCGGCACATCGAAGGGTCGATGGTGCGGGTGACGATCGGCCTTCCCGAGGAGAATCAGATGTTTCTTGCCGCGCTCCGGAACGTGCTGGAGCGTGAACCAATACAGTCTTGA